A portion of the Papaver somniferum cultivar HN1 unplaced genomic scaffold, ASM357369v1 unplaced-scaffold_47, whole genome shotgun sequence genome contains these proteins:
- the LOC113342733 gene encoding uncharacterized protein LOC113342733, which produces MDYKKFLKKVENGYLSDKGSDTESEGGSDADSVGGDPEFGEVDVENDKEGDLMDSDSEKEEQVEPSVGSKFNGPEYNGSNSNVHEHDNSEFEKQYADHLKEEADEKMFPEEEEIDPTSLIVGSKFMNKAAFYKHVTNFCVINKHQTMATKSSTIKLRVKCIHWRSLHCPFFISGIVKKGEGKTFILMGFNLDHNCNGNKEDMSKCANPSYVADWYYEKTKSELGINEPVPCADDLATQFNKARKVNIRYHTAWRARVKVLEKINGNYEKSYKLVPAFCEMVKERNPGSIATFSYGTKDNTFLSMTICFKATMDGFFAGCRKVIGLDACHLYGKYAGVMLHATALDGQNGLPPLGIMV; this is translated from the exons ATGGATTACAAGAAGTTTCTGAAGAAGGTTGAAAATGGGTATTTATCTGATAAAGGAAGTGATACTGAGAGTGAAGGTGGTAGTGATGCTGATAGTGTTGGTGGGGATCCAGAGTTTGGTGAAGTTGATGTGGAAAATGATAAGGAAG GGGACTTGATGGATTCAGATTCTGAAAAGGAAG AACAAGTTGAACCATCTGTTGGGTCTAAGTTCAATGGCCCTGAATATAATGGATCTAACAGCAATGTGCATGAACATGATAACTCAGAGTTTGAGAAGCAGTATGCAGACCACCTGAAGGAAGAAGCTGATGAGAAAATGTTCCCggaggaagaagaaattgatccAACCTCACTCATAGTTGGCAGCAAGTTCATGAATAAAGCTGCTTTCTACAAGCATGTGACTAACTTTTGtgtcatcaacaaacaccaaACAATGGCTACAAAGAGTTCTACGATTAAGCTAAGGGTCAAGTGCATCCATTGGAGGTCTCTCCATTGTCCATTCTTCATCTCTGGCATTGTCAAGAAAGGTGAAGGTAAAACTTTCATACTTATGGGCTTTAATCTAGATCACAACTGCAACGGTAACAAGGAAGACATGAGCAAATGTGCAAACCCATCATATGTAGCTGACTGGTACTATGAGAAGACGAAGTCTGAGCTTGGCATTAATGAACCAGTACCATGTGCTGATGACTTAGCAACACAGTTCAATAAAGCTAGAAAGGTGAATATTAGATATCACACTGCATGGAGGGCAAGGGTGAAGGTGTTGGAGAAGATAAATGGCAATTATGAGAAGAGCTACAAACTGGTGCCTGCATtttgtgaaatggtgaag GAGAGGAATCCAGGCAGTATAGCTACATTTTCATATGGAACAAAAGATAATACTTTCTTGTCCATGACAATATGTTTCAAAGCTACAATGGATGGTTTCTTTGCTGGATGCAGAAAAGTTATTGGTTTGGATGCATGTCACTTATATGGGAAGTATGCTGGTGTGATGTTACATGCAACTGCATTGGATGGACAAAATGGATTACCTCCATTAGGTATAATGGTATGA